In Triticum urartu cultivar G1812 chromosome 6, Tu2.1, whole genome shotgun sequence, the following proteins share a genomic window:
- the LOC125512622 gene encoding WAT1-related protein At1g21890-like isoform X2: MGMGWKAVNDAKPYLAMVLLQVGFAGMYIVAVASLKRGMCHFVLVVYRNIVATVVMAPFALYFERPVLDQNLYYMGANLTSAGFATALINILPAVTFVLALILRMEKVRLRSLHSQAKIAGTVLTVAGAVLMVLYHGPVVQFPWTKGQHHAGSAAAAADGAAWLKGTIMTIAACVAWSCFFILQSSTLRDYPAELSLTVLICGVGSVMSTAVAVVAERANTHAWVIGFDTRLFTVVYGGIVCSGVAYYVQGIVSRQRGPVFVTAFNPLCMIVTAVMGSIILKEEITLGSVIGAVIIVVGLYFLIWGKSTDGISQVSDVSVKGASELPLTTATNGHGSDSGKHVLGNGNGDVHVLDVETPTTNGH, encoded by the exons ATGGGCATGGGGTGGAAAGCCGTGAACGACGCCAAGCCGTACCTGGCGATGGTGCTGCTGCAGGTGGGGTTCGCCGGGATGTACATCGTCGCCGTGGCGTCCCTCAAGCGCGGTATGTGCCACTTCGTGCTCGTCGTCTACCGTAACATCGTCGCCACCGTCGTCATGGCGCCCTTCGCCCTCTACTTCGAGAG GCCTGTGCTTGACCAGAACCTCTACTACATGGGCGCGAACCTGACCTCGGCGGGGTTCGCCACGGCGCTGATCAACATCCTCCCGGCCGTCACCTTCGTGTTGGCGCTCATCCTGCGCATGGAGAAGGTGCGGCTGCGGAGCTTGCACAGCCAGGCCAAGATCGCCGGCACGGTCCTCACGGTGGCCGGCGCCGTGCTCATGGTCCTGTACCACGGCCCCGTCGTGCAGTTCCCGTGGACCAAGGGCCAGCACCACGCCGGCAGTGCGGCTGCCGCCGCCGACGGAGCGGCGTGGCTGAAGGGGACCATCATGACCATCGCCGCCTGCGTGGCCTGGTCGTGCTTCTTCATCCTCCAGTCCAGCACGCTCCGGGACTACCCGGCGGAGCTGTCCCTCACGGTGCTCATCTGCGGCGTGGGCTCGGTCATGAGCaccgccgtcgccgtcgtcgccgaGCGCGCCAACACCCATGCTTGGGTCATCGGCTTCGACACTCGCCTCTTCACGGTCGTGTACGGCGGCATAGTGTGCTCCGGCGTGGCGTACTACGTGCAGGGCATCGTGTCGAGGCAAAGAGGCCCGGTGTTCGTCACGGCCTTCAACCCGCTCTGCATGATCGTAACCGCCGTCATGGGCTCCATAATTCTGAAAGAGGAAATCACTCTCGGAAG TGTGATTGGTGCAGTGATCATCGTGGTAGGTCTCTACTTTCTCATCTGGGGCAAGAGCACGGACGGCATCAGCCAAGTTTCCGACGTCAGTGTCAAGGGCGCCAGCGAGCTGCCCTTAACCACGGCGACCAACGGCCACGGCAGCGACAGCGGCAAGCACGTGCTTGGCAACGGCAACGGCGACGTCCATGTCTTGGATGTTGAGACGCCGACGACCAATGGCCACTAG
- the LOC125512622 gene encoding WAT1-related protein At1g44800-like isoform X1 produces the protein MGMGWKAVNDAKPYLAMVLLQVGFAGMYIVAVASLKRGMCHFVLVVYRNIVATVVMAPFALYFERGLRPKMTITIFIKIMGLALLEPVLDQNLYYMGANLTSAGFATALINILPAVTFVLALILRMEKVRLRSLHSQAKIAGTVLTVAGAVLMVLYHGPVVQFPWTKGQHHAGSAAAAADGAAWLKGTIMTIAACVAWSCFFILQSSTLRDYPAELSLTVLICGVGSVMSTAVAVVAERANTHAWVIGFDTRLFTVVYGGIVCSGVAYYVQGIVSRQRGPVFVTAFNPLCMIVTAVMGSIILKEEITLGSVIGAVIIVVGLYFLIWGKSTDGISQVSDVSVKGASELPLTTATNGHGSDSGKHVLGNGNGDVHVLDVETPTTNGH, from the exons ATGGGCATGGGGTGGAAAGCCGTGAACGACGCCAAGCCGTACCTGGCGATGGTGCTGCTGCAGGTGGGGTTCGCCGGGATGTACATCGTCGCCGTGGCGTCCCTCAAGCGCGGTATGTGCCACTTCGTGCTCGTCGTCTACCGTAACATCGTCGCCACCGTCGTCATGGCGCCCTTCGCCCTCTACTTCGAGAG GGGACTGAGGCCAAAGATGACAATCACCATCTTCATCAAGATCATGGGGCTCGCATTACTCGA GCCTGTGCTTGACCAGAACCTCTACTACATGGGCGCGAACCTGACCTCGGCGGGGTTCGCCACGGCGCTGATCAACATCCTCCCGGCCGTCACCTTCGTGTTGGCGCTCATCCTGCGCATGGAGAAGGTGCGGCTGCGGAGCTTGCACAGCCAGGCCAAGATCGCCGGCACGGTCCTCACGGTGGCCGGCGCCGTGCTCATGGTCCTGTACCACGGCCCCGTCGTGCAGTTCCCGTGGACCAAGGGCCAGCACCACGCCGGCAGTGCGGCTGCCGCCGCCGACGGAGCGGCGTGGCTGAAGGGGACCATCATGACCATCGCCGCCTGCGTGGCCTGGTCGTGCTTCTTCATCCTCCAGTCCAGCACGCTCCGGGACTACCCGGCGGAGCTGTCCCTCACGGTGCTCATCTGCGGCGTGGGCTCGGTCATGAGCaccgccgtcgccgtcgtcgccgaGCGCGCCAACACCCATGCTTGGGTCATCGGCTTCGACACTCGCCTCTTCACGGTCGTGTACGGCGGCATAGTGTGCTCCGGCGTGGCGTACTACGTGCAGGGCATCGTGTCGAGGCAAAGAGGCCCGGTGTTCGTCACGGCCTTCAACCCGCTCTGCATGATCGTAACCGCCGTCATGGGCTCCATAATTCTGAAAGAGGAAATCACTCTCGGAAG TGTGATTGGTGCAGTGATCATCGTGGTAGGTCTCTACTTTCTCATCTGGGGCAAGAGCACGGACGGCATCAGCCAAGTTTCCGACGTCAGTGTCAAGGGCGCCAGCGAGCTGCCCTTAACCACGGCGACCAACGGCCACGGCAGCGACAGCGGCAAGCACGTGCTTGGCAACGGCAACGGCGACGTCCATGTCTTGGATGTTGAGACGCCGACGACCAATGGCCACTAG